The Camelina sativa cultivar DH55 chromosome 14, Cs, whole genome shotgun sequence genome includes a window with the following:
- the LOC104742238 gene encoding proteasome subunit alpha type-1-B-like has protein sequence MFRNQYDTDVTTWSPTGRLFQVEYAMEAVKQGSAAIGLRSRSHVVLACVNKAQSELSSHQRKIFKVDDHIGVAIAGLTADGRVLSRYMRSESINHSFTYESPLSVGRLVVRLADKAQVCTQRSWKRPYGVGLLVGGLDESGAHLYYNCPSGNYFEYQAFAIGSRSQAAKTYLERRYESFQESSREDLIKDAIMAIRETLQGETLKSSLCTVSVLGVEEPFHFLDQESIQKVIDTFEKVPEEEEDAGEGEAEPEAALVAAGTGEQGGSGDQDVAPMEM, from the exons ATGTTCAGGAACCAGTACGACACAGATGTGACGACATGGAGCCCCACAGGTCGGCTATTCCAGGTAGAGTATGCAATGGAAGCCGTGAAGCAAGGCTCGGCCGCAATTGGACTCAGATCTCGCTCACATGTCGTCCTCGCTTGTGTCAACAAAGCTCAATCTGAGCTCTCTTCTCATCAGAGGAAGATCTTCAAAGTAGATGATCATATCGGTGTTGCTATTGCTGGTCTCACTGCCGATGGTCGTGTTCTCTCTCGTTATATGAGATCTGAGTCTATCAATCACTCTTTTACTTACGAGTCTCCTCTTTCCGTTGGTCGTCTTGTTGTTCGTCTCGCTGATAAGGCTCAG GTATGCACTCAACGGTCATGGAAACGACCTTATGGTGTTGGTTTGCTGGTAGGTGGATTGGACGAGTCAGGAGCCCACCTCTACTACAACTGCCCTAGCGGAAACTACTTTGAGTATCAAGCATTTGCTATCGGGTCACGTTCACAAGCTGCAAAAACCTATTTGGAACGCAGATACGAGAGCTTCCAAGAATCATCAAGGGAAGATCTGATAAAAGATGCTATTATGGCCATAAGGGAAACTCTGCAAGGGGAAACACTGAAGAGCTCGCTCTGCACTGTTTCTGTTCTAGGAGTCGAGGAGCCGTTTCATTTCTTGGACCAGGAAAGCATACAAAAGGTGATCGATACGTTCGAGAAGGTTcctgaggaagaggaggatgcTGGTGAAGGTGAGGCCGAACCCGAGGCTGCTCTTGTTGCTGCTGGAACTGGGGAACAAGGTGGTTCAGGTGATCAAGATGTTGCACCAATGGAGATGTGA
- the LOC104742239 gene encoding gamma carbonic anhydrase 2, mitochondrial-like, whose amino-acid sequence MGATLLDGVVVEKHAMVAAGSLVKQNTRIPSGEVWGGNPAKFMRKLTDEEIEYISQSAKNYINLAQIHASENSKSFDQIEVEKALRRKYARKDEDYDSMLGITREIPPELILPDNVLPGGKPPAQVPTTQYY is encoded by the exons ATGGGAGCTACACTACTCGATGGTGTGGTGGTTGAGAAACATGCCATGGTTGCTGCTGGTTCTCTTGTGAAACAGAACACGCGAATCCCTTCTGGAGAG GTGTGGGGAGGAAATCCAGCAAAGTTCATGAGAAAGTTAACAGATGAAGAGATAGAATATATCTCACAGTCAGCAAAAAACTACATCAATCTCGCACAGATTCATGCCTCAGAGAATTCAAAATCATTTGATCAGATCGAGGTTGAGAAAGCGCTTAGGAGGAAGTATGCACGCAAGGACGAGGATTACGATTCAATGCTTGGGATTACCCGTGAAATTCCTCCCGAGTTGATTCTTCCCGACAATGTGTTACCTGGTGGTAAACCCCCAGCCCAGGTCCCGACTACTCAGTACTACTAA
- the LOC104758022 gene encoding gamma carbonic anhydrase 2, mitochondrial (The sequence of the model RefSeq protein was modified relative to this genomic sequence to represent the inferred CDS: added 32 bases not found in genome assembly) has product MGTLGRAIYTVGNWIRGTGQALDRVGSLLQGSHRIEEHLSRHRTLMNVFGKSPLVDKDVFVAPSASVIGDVQIGKSSSIWYGCVLRGDVNNISVGSGTNIQDNTLVHVAKTNISGKVLPTLIGDNVTVGHSAVIHGCTVEDDAFVGMGATLLDGVVVEKHAMVAAGSLVKQNTRIPSGEVWGGNPAKFM; this is encoded by the exons atgggaaccCTAGGAAGAGCGATTTACACTGTGGGTAACTGGATTCGTGGGACTGGTCAAGCTCTTGATCGCGTTGGTTCTCTTCTTCAAGGGAGCCACCGCATCGAGGAACATC tgTCGAGGCATAGGACGTTGATGAATGTGTTTGGTAAATCTCCATTGGTGGATAAGGATGTGTTTGTGGCTCCGAGTGCTTCTGTTATCGGTGATGTTCAGATCGGGAAAAGCTCGTCCATTTGGTATGGGTGTGTTCTTCGAG GTGATGTGAATAACATTAGCGTTGGATCAGGGACTAACATCCAAGACAATACTCTTGTCCATGTTGCAAAAACCAACATAAGTGGCAAGGTTCTACCTACTCTAATTGGGGACAATGTAACAGTAG GTCATAGTGCTGTCATACATGGGTGTACTGTTGAAGATGATGCCTTTGTAGGCATGGGAGCTACACTACTCGATGGTGTGGTGGTTGAGAAACATGCCATGGTTGCTGCTGGTTCTCTTGTGAAACAGAACACGCGAATCCCTTCTGGAGAG
- the LOC104742240 gene encoding tubby-like F-box protein 6 — protein MSFKNIVREFRVKNKYKGIGCRRGRSHIAPEGSSLSSSSLLSANEGLNQSIWVDLPPELLLDIIHRIESGQTLWPARRDVVACASVCRSWREMTKEVVKVPELSGLLTFPVSLKQPGPRDAPIQCFIKRERATGIFRLYLGLSPALSGDKSKLLLSAKRVRRATGAEFVVSLSGNGFSRSSSNYIGKLRSNFLGTKFTVYENQPPPFDRKLPPSMQVSPWVSSTSSSYNIASILYELNVLRTRGPRRMQCIMHSIPVSAIQEGGQVQSPTEFINQGKKKKKPLMDFCSGNLGEESVVKEPLVLKNKSPRWHEQLQCWCLNFKGRVTVASVKNFQLVAAAAEAGKNMNIPEEEQDRVILQFGKIGKDIFTMDYRYPISAFQAFAICLSSFDTKPVCE, from the exons ATGTCGTTTAAGAACATAGTAAGAGAGTTTAGggtgaagaacaagtacaaaGGTATTGGTTGTAGACGAGGGAGGTCACATATTGCACCAGAAGGatcatctttgtcttcttcttctttattatcaGCTAATGAAGGTTTGAATCAGAGTATTTGGGTTGATTTGCCTCCGGAGTTGCTTCTTGATATTATCCATCGGATTGAGTCTGGACAGACTCTTTGGCCTGCGAGGAGAGATGTCGTTGCTTGTGCTTCCGTTTGTAGGTCTTGGAGAGAGATGACTAAAGAAGTTGTTAAGGTTCCTGAGCTCTCTGGTTTGTTGACATTTCCTGTTTCTTTAAAGCAG CCTGGTCCTAGAGATGCTCCAATTCAATGCTTTATCAAACGGGAGAGAGCTACTGGAATATTTCGTCTCTATCTTGGTTTAAGTCCTG CTCTTTCGGGTGACAAGAGTAAGCTGTTGTTATCCGCAAAGAGAGTGAGGAGGGCGACTGGTGCAGAGTTTGTTGTATCCTTGTCTGGGAATGGCTTCTCAAGAAGTAGCAGTAATTACATAGGAAAACTGAG ATCCAATTTCCTGGGAACCAAGTTCACAGTCTACGAAAACCAACCTCCTCCGTTTGACCGAAAACTCCCACCATCAATGCAAGTGTCTCCATGGGTATCATCAACATCTAGTAGTTACAACATAGCTTCCATCTTATATGAGCTGAATGTTCTGAGAACCAGAGGGCCAAGAAGAATGCAATGTATCATGCATAGTATCCCGGTTTCAGCAATTCAAGAAGGCGGCCAAGTCCAGTCACCTACTGAGTTCATAAAccaaggaaagaagaagaagaagcctttgATGGATTTCTGCTCAGGGAACCTGGGAGAAGAATCCGTCGTAAAGGAACCATTAGTTCTGAAAAACAAGTCGCCGAGATGGCACGAACAGCTCCAATGCTGGTGTCTCAACTTCAAAGGGCGAGTCACAGTTGCCTCGGTGAAAAACTTCCAGCTAGTAGCAGCTGCTGCGGAAGCAGGGAAGAACATGAACATtccagaagaagaacaagatagAGTGATATTACAGTTTGGGAAGATAGGCAAAGACATTTTCACTATGGACTATCGTTATCCGATCTCTGCTTTTCAAGCTTTTGCCATTTGTTTAAGCAGCTTCGACACGAAGCCAGTCTGCGAATGA
- the LOC104742242 gene encoding uncharacterized protein LOC104742242, whose amino-acid sequence MGRKAGNLYINPKKLGNMAKPCMKEMVSFLNCMALNHIKDDKCEKQKQLLSVCMHGQTDNKNKSWGNINYHLQRLTRGRK is encoded by the exons ATGGGGAGAAAGGCTGGGAATTTGTACATAAACCCGAAAAAGCTGGGGAATATGGCAAAACCGTGTATGAAGGAAATGGTATCGTTCCTCAACTGTATGGCGCTTAACCATATCAAAGATGATAAGTGCGAGAAACAGAAGCAACTCCTGAGTGTTTGTATGCACGGCCAG ACGGATAATAAGAACAAGTCTTGGGGAAACATTAACTACCATTTGCAGAGGCTTACCCGCGGAAGAAAGTGA
- the LOC104742243 gene encoding uncharacterized protein LOC104742243: MVQAKMEKVKFFAIIFIVTMVMTSVSAEELPVQVTTNEVTLAAEAAASSFKSSAGEAAQGAKTWADWATSKIRHPGGLEKAPGSD, translated from the exons ATGGTGCAAGCAAAAATGGAAAAAGTCAAATTCTTTGCGATAATCTTCATTGTGACAATGGTTATGACAAGTGTTTCGGCGGAAGAGCTACCGGTGCAAGTGACGACCAATGAGGTGACTCTTGCGGCGGAGGCTGCCGCCTCAAGTTTTAAAAGCAGCGCCGGAGAGGCTGCTCAAGGAGCCAAGACATGGGCTGATTGGGCTACTAGCAAAATCAG acATCCTGGCGGCTTGGAGAAAGCACCCGGATCAGATTGA